A single genomic interval of Mucilaginibacter robiniae harbors:
- a CDS encoding SDR family NAD(P)-dependent oxidoreductase: MSNQKYTLITGATSGIGLELTKLFAQDKYNLVLVARGQDELEKMATDLKSQYGVEVTTIAKDLFKRESPFEVYQEVKDKGIAINVLVNDAGQGQYGAFTETDVNRELDIIQLNVGAYVVLTKCFLKEMVARNEGKILNVSSIGGEMPGPLQSVYHATKAFVTSFSEAVNNEIKDTQVSITLLEPGVTNTDFFHKASQEEAKGVKEGSKADPAEVAKDGFEGLMAGKDKVISGFKNKAMVAASQVVPDSMVAENMHKMMEPTNKNEE; the protein is encoded by the coding sequence ATGTCAAATCAGAAGTATACGCTGATTACCGGCGCTACCAGCGGTATAGGACTTGAGCTAACCAAACTGTTCGCCCAAGATAAATATAATTTAGTTTTGGTAGCCCGCGGCCAGGATGAACTGGAAAAAATGGCTACTGACTTGAAATCACAATATGGAGTTGAAGTAACTACGATTGCTAAAGATCTGTTTAAAAGAGAAAGTCCGTTTGAGGTATATCAAGAAGTAAAAGATAAAGGTATTGCCATTAACGTACTGGTTAACGATGCCGGACAAGGCCAATATGGTGCATTTACCGAAACTGATGTAAACAGGGAACTGGATATTATACAACTGAACGTTGGGGCTTATGTAGTGCTCACCAAATGCTTTTTGAAAGAAATGGTAGCCCGCAATGAAGGTAAAATCCTGAACGTATCTTCTATAGGTGGTGAAATGCCAGGTCCGCTGCAATCTGTTTACCATGCCACAAAGGCCTTTGTTACTTCATTTAGCGAAGCCGTAAACAATGAAATTAAAGATACTCAAGTTAGCATTACTTTGTTAGAGCCCGGTGTAACTAATACCGACTTTTTCCATAAAGCATCTCAAGAAGAAGCCAAAGGTGTAAAAGAAGGTAGCAAAGCTGATCCGGCTGAAGTAGCTAAAGATGGGTTTGAGGGTTTAATGGCCGGTAAAGATAAAGTGATATCAGGCTTTAAAAATAAAGCCATGGTAGCCGCCAGCCAAGTAGTACCCGACAGCATGGTAGCTGAAAACATGCACAAAATGATGGAGCCTACCAACAAAAACGAAGAGTAA
- a CDS encoding alpha-L-arabinofuranosidase C-terminal domain-containing protein, with translation MKNILCMNRCWLWCLMVVFVQQTVSGKVLNRKDVPDSAYLFSYATTKNNNHDGLQFAWSRDKETWHVIGEDFSYLKSDYGPWGSEKRMITPYLYKDAKGLWHCVWSLNDKDHIFAHAASTDLINWRRQSYPMLQQGANCLRPVLQYNPDQDMYNVTYADANQKYYTVATHNFKSFSSAKEIPAASYVNSTFNIALPEGRVNGQLNRVPWAVIDRLIKYYEQRQYKITQNGEAFSQDTQRFAGLKTLEAAITVEPQKAKPISDMLVGVFFEDINYAADGGLYGELIQNRDFEYQLTDKKGRDKSWNSTHSWKLTGDNSTFTIDSVSPIHPNNSHYAVLNTQVPGAALINAGFDGIAVKAGEKYNFSVFTKQLNGHAGKLLVRLVSDKGGVLAQATINVANTQWKAQAAVLTASASATDVHLELTPQTSGRLALDMLSLFPQKTFKSRKNGMRADLAQAIADIHPRFVRFPGGCVSHGDGLANIYRWKNTIGTLEARKPQRNIWNYHQSAGLGYFEYFQFCEDIGAQPVPVVAAGVPCQNSSTGGNGQQGGIPMSEMNAYVQDILDLVEYANGDVSTTWGKKRAEAGHPKPFNLKYIGIGNEDLITDVFEERFAMIYKAMKRVHPEITVIGTVGPFFEGTDYDEGWDVATRMHVPMVDEHYYETSGWFINNQDFYDKYDRSKSKVYLGEYAAHLPGSKTNLETALAEALYLTSLERNGDVVSMSSYAPLLAREGHTQWNPDMIYFNNSEVKPTVAYYVQQLYGQNAGNQYLPSTVALSDTHTAVTKRVGISVVRDSQTQDLIVKLANLLPVAVHSNVDLKGISVANQKAVATILQGNPAGKDAKPVESTINVANKFTADLPAYSFTVIRIKTK, from the coding sequence ATGAAAAATATCTTATGTATGAACAGGTGCTGGCTTTGGTGTCTGATGGTTGTTTTTGTACAACAAACCGTTTCTGGCAAGGTCCTTAACCGGAAAGATGTGCCCGATTCTGCCTACTTGTTCTCGTATGCTACAACCAAAAACAATAATCATGATGGGTTGCAATTTGCTTGGAGCCGAGATAAAGAAACTTGGCATGTTATAGGGGAGGATTTCAGCTATTTGAAGAGTGATTATGGCCCTTGGGGTTCCGAAAAGCGAATGATTACGCCTTACTTGTATAAGGATGCAAAGGGCCTATGGCATTGCGTATGGAGCTTAAATGATAAAGACCATATTTTTGCTCATGCAGCTTCAACTGATTTAATTAATTGGCGGCGGCAAAGTTACCCCATGCTGCAGCAGGGGGCTAATTGTCTAAGGCCGGTATTGCAGTATAATCCTGATCAGGATATGTACAACGTTACTTATGCCGATGCCAATCAAAAGTACTATACAGTTGCTACTCATAATTTTAAATCATTTAGTTCAGCAAAAGAGATTCCGGCTGCATCGTATGTAAATTCTACTTTTAATATTGCCTTACCTGAAGGGAGGGTGAATGGCCAGCTAAACCGGGTGCCTTGGGCTGTGATAGATCGTTTAATTAAGTATTATGAGCAGCGGCAGTATAAAATAACTCAAAATGGCGAAGCCTTTAGTCAGGATACCCAGCGCTTTGCCGGATTAAAGACTTTGGAAGCTGCTATTACGGTTGAACCCCAAAAAGCTAAGCCAATTAGCGACATGCTAGTTGGTGTTTTTTTTGAAGATATTAACTATGCGGCCGATGGTGGCCTATATGGCGAATTGATTCAGAACCGCGATTTTGAGTACCAGTTAACCGATAAAAAAGGTCGTGATAAAAGCTGGAACAGCACACATTCTTGGAAGCTAACCGGTGATAACAGCACGTTTACTATTGATAGTGTATCACCCATACACCCGAACAATTCGCATTATGCTGTATTAAACACACAGGTACCCGGCGCGGCATTAATCAATGCTGGTTTTGATGGTATAGCGGTAAAGGCTGGTGAAAAGTATAATTTTTCGGTTTTTACAAAGCAGCTAAATGGTCATGCCGGTAAACTGTTAGTTCGCTTAGTGAGCGATAAAGGAGGCGTATTAGCCCAAGCTACAATCAATGTAGCTAATACACAGTGGAAAGCACAAGCGGCTGTACTTACTGCCAGCGCCAGTGCTACAGATGTTCACTTAGAACTAACCCCCCAAACTTCAGGCAGGTTAGCTTTGGATATGCTTTCCTTGTTTCCGCAAAAAACATTTAAAAGCCGAAAAAATGGTATGCGTGCCGATTTGGCACAGGCCATAGCTGACATTCACCCACGTTTTGTTCGCTTTCCAGGCGGTTGCGTATCTCATGGCGATGGTTTGGCTAATATCTATCGTTGGAAGAACACGATTGGTACTTTAGAAGCTCGTAAACCTCAGCGCAACATCTGGAATTATCACCAGAGTGCGGGCTTAGGATATTTTGAGTATTTTCAATTTTGTGAAGATATTGGTGCACAACCCGTACCGGTAGTGGCAGCAGGAGTACCCTGTCAAAATTCATCAACAGGTGGGAATGGTCAGCAAGGCGGTATTCCGATGAGCGAGATGAACGCTTATGTACAAGATATTCTGGATTTAGTGGAATACGCCAATGGCGATGTTTCTACTACTTGGGGTAAAAAGCGTGCAGAAGCTGGTCACCCTAAGCCTTTTAATCTGAAATATATTGGCATAGGTAATGAAGACCTAATTACCGATGTATTTGAAGAACGCTTTGCCATGATCTATAAGGCTATGAAGCGCGTGCATCCTGAAATTACTGTTATTGGAACTGTTGGGCCATTTTTTGAAGGTACGGACTATGATGAAGGTTGGGATGTAGCCACCCGGATGCATGTACCCATGGTAGATGAACATTATTATGAAACTTCGGGTTGGTTCATCAACAATCAAGACTTTTATGATAAGTATGATCGTTCCAAATCTAAAGTTTATTTGGGTGAATATGCTGCCCATTTACCCGGCAGTAAAACCAATCTGGAAACTGCCTTGGCTGAAGCACTTTACTTAACCAGTCTGGAGCGGAACGGTGACGTGGTGAGCATGTCTTCATACGCACCCTTACTGGCTCGTGAAGGCCATACGCAATGGAACCCTGATATGATTTACTTCAACAATTCGGAAGTGAAGCCAACAGTCGCCTATTATGTACAGCAACTATATGGGCAAAACGCGGGTAATCAGTACTTGCCTTCTACCGTGGCCCTATCAGATACACATACTGCGGTAACAAAAAGGGTAGGTATTTCCGTAGTTCGTGATAGCCAAACGCAGGATTTAATTGTTAAACTGGCTAATCTTTTACCTGTTGCCGTGCACTCCAACGTAGATTTAAAAGGCATATCTGTTGCTAACCAAAAAGCTGTTGCAACAATATTACAAGGTAATCCAGCTGGTAAAGATGCTAAACCAGTTGAGTCGACAATAAATGTAGCTAATAAATTTACTGCTGATTTACCGGCTTATTCATTTACTGTTATTCGCATCAAAACCAAATAG
- a CDS encoding glycoside hydrolase family 127 protein produces MKNILSVLLLCSGLTYAQQKDYPIKPVAFTDVKLTDQFWSKRIETNRTVTIPASFARCENTGRVKNFEMAAVQKGKFCTKFPFDDTDIYKTIEGASYSMAVHPDPKLDKYVDSLITIVGKAQEPDGYLYTARTIDPLHPQSWAGPERWVKENELSHELYNSGHMFEAASAHYMATGKRNFLNIALKNADLLVETFGPDKRHVAPGHEIVEMGLVRLYRITGKQDYLNLAKFFIDERGHRSYDKSSKDEWKNGMYWQDNEPVTAQDEAEGHAVRAMYLYSGIADVAALTGDKEYIEAIDRIWNNMVGKKIYVQGGIGAVPNGERFGDDYELPNTTAYNETCAAIGNVFWNQRMFLLHGDAKYVDLLEKVLYNGLISGVGLDGKSFFYTNAMQVTNGSTYHDLEKGRSGWFECSCCPTNMARFLPSLSGYVYAQKANDLYVNLFVSSTANLQMHNHPVQITQQNGYPWNGLLNFTVQPQSADRFNIRIRIPGWAQNEAIPSSLYHFQDKSNASYTISINGKPAKYHLENGYAVLNRTWVKGDRIQVNLPMPVRKVDANPVLTVNAGKVALQRGPVMYCAEWKDNGGNVSNLELPASATFKPQYNAALLNGVMVLKGQALQKDTTATQAKPQLLTAIPYYAWANRGEGEMQVWFPEVSNAAK; encoded by the coding sequence ATGAAAAATATACTTAGTGTGCTGTTGTTATGTAGCGGATTAACTTATGCGCAGCAAAAAGATTACCCCATTAAACCTGTTGCATTTACAGATGTAAAACTAACCGACCAGTTCTGGAGTAAGCGCATTGAAACCAACCGTACCGTAACTATTCCGGCTTCATTTGCCCGTTGCGAGAATACGGGTCGCGTTAAAAACTTTGAGATGGCTGCTGTACAAAAAGGAAAGTTTTGTACCAAGTTCCCGTTTGATGATACTGATATTTATAAAACCATAGAAGGTGCCTCATACTCGATGGCAGTGCATCCTGACCCTAAGCTGGATAAGTATGTAGATTCATTGATTACTATTGTAGGTAAAGCGCAAGAGCCTGATGGTTATTTGTACACGGCTCGTACTATCGACCCTTTGCATCCGCAGAGTTGGGCCGGGCCTGAGCGTTGGGTAAAAGAAAATGAATTAAGCCATGAATTGTATAATTCAGGACATATGTTTGAGGCCGCCAGCGCACATTACATGGCTACTGGCAAACGCAACTTTCTGAACATTGCCCTAAAAAATGCCGATTTGTTGGTGGAGACCTTTGGTCCGGATAAACGGCATGTAGCTCCTGGGCATGAAATTGTAGAAATGGGATTGGTAAGATTGTACCGCATCACCGGAAAACAAGATTACTTGAACTTAGCTAAGTTTTTTATTGACGAACGGGGGCATCGTAGCTATGATAAGAGTAGCAAAGACGAATGGAAAAACGGTATGTACTGGCAAGATAATGAACCTGTAACCGCGCAGGATGAAGCCGAGGGTCATGCCGTGCGGGCTATGTACTTATATTCCGGTATAGCTGATGTTGCTGCCTTAACCGGCGATAAGGAGTACATAGAAGCGATTGACCGGATCTGGAACAATATGGTCGGCAAAAAAATATATGTACAAGGCGGTATTGGTGCAGTACCTAATGGTGAACGTTTTGGCGATGATTATGAATTGCCCAATACCACTGCCTACAACGAAACCTGTGCTGCTATTGGCAACGTGTTCTGGAACCAACGCATGTTTTTACTCCATGGCGATGCCAAATACGTTGACTTGTTGGAGAAAGTATTATACAACGGATTAATTTCGGGTGTTGGCTTAGATGGCAAATCGTTCTTCTACACCAACGCCATGCAGGTAACTAATGGCTCTACCTATCATGATTTAGAAAAGGGTAGATCGGGTTGGTTTGAGTGTTCTTGTTGCCCTACTAATATGGCTCGCTTTCTGCCTTCCTTATCAGGTTATGTTTATGCACAAAAAGCCAATGATTTGTACGTTAACTTGTTTGTAAGCAGTACGGCTAACTTGCAAATGCACAACCATCCGGTGCAAATTACGCAGCAAAATGGCTATCCATGGAATGGCTTACTGAACTTTACAGTACAGCCGCAATCGGCTGATCGTTTTAACATCCGTATTCGCATACCTGGCTGGGCTCAGAATGAAGCTATACCTTCCAGCTTGTATCACTTTCAGGATAAATCTAATGCATCTTATACTATCAGCATTAATGGCAAACCAGCCAAGTACCATTTAGAAAACGGATATGCTGTTTTAAACAGAACCTGGGTAAAAGGTGATCGCATACAAGTAAATCTGCCTATGCCAGTCAGAAAAGTGGATGCCAACCCAGTACTGACGGTTAATGCTGGTAAAGTAGCGTTGCAACGTGGCCCTGTTATGTACTGCGCTGAATGGAAAGATAATGGTGGAAACGTAAGTAATTTGGAATTACCAGCTAGTGCTACCTTTAAACCACAATACAATGCAGCTTTACTGAATGGCGTAATGGTGTTAAAAGGCCAAGCGTTGCAAAAAGATACTACAGCAACTCAAGCTAAACCGCAGCTGCTTACCGCCATTCCTTATTATGCCTGGGCTAACCGCGGCGAAGGTGAAATGCAGGTTTGGTTTCCGGAGGTAAGTAACGCGGCTAAATAG
- the rhaM gene encoding L-rhamnose mutarotase: MSKIAFKMKLKPGYKQEYQKRHSEIWPELVSLLSASGISDYSIFLDEETNSLFAVQQQSGQSSQDLGKTEVVQKWWAYMADIMETNPDNSPISVPLTPVFHLD; the protein is encoded by the coding sequence ATGAGTAAAATAGCTTTTAAAATGAAATTGAAGCCGGGCTATAAACAAGAATACCAAAAGCGGCACAGTGAAATATGGCCCGAATTGGTCAGTCTGCTTAGTGCTAGCGGTATTAGTGATTATAGCATTTTTCTGGATGAAGAAACCAACAGTTTGTTTGCTGTTCAGCAGCAAAGTGGGCAATCATCGCAAGATTTAGGAAAAACTGAAGTTGTACAGAAATGGTGGGCTTACATGGCCGACATCATGGAAACGAACCCCGATAATTCACCAATTTCTGTTCCTTTAACACCAGTGTTTCATCTGGATTAA